Proteins from one Sarcophilus harrisii chromosome 2, mSarHar1.11, whole genome shotgun sequence genomic window:
- the TTI1 gene encoding TELO2-interacting protein 1 homolog isoform X3 translates to MAVFDSPQEAFGILRPICVQLTKTQTVENVESLQSKLHVVSDSALQDLQEYILFPLRFTLKTPGTKRESLVQSVVECITFVLSTTCIKKEDLLQELFSELCLCLSSPNSQKPAPVSEELKLAVVQGLHTLMHSAYGDIILSLYQPCTLPHLGFAISLLLTLVEQEKSKQIKTSALKCLQVLLLQCDCQDHPKLLDDIETKKLGDLFASFLPGISTTLTRIITGDFKQGHVIIISALKIFYKTIAFIMADEQLARIPKDKEKFSVEHRVAELMVHRDANWVKNTGDKLAALIEKIVEFISVHPHWKARMELIELVQDLLLKCRQSLLKSVGHLLKVLVGLVNDENLDVQNRCNNVLKNFADQRIVVESRVLTDILSENLHSLATALPRLMSSQDDQGKYSTLILLLGYLKLLGPKVNFILHSVAHLHRLSKALIQVLELDVTDVKIVEERRQGPDGLAESSSSLSEPPFHKSKSQRKYFRFFTDERIFLLLRQICQMLGYYGDLYLLVDHFMELYNESVIYRKQAAMILNELIAGASGIEVEVLHETHSRASTEELKEIITSILEEYISQKNWYLVTSNEAEGNREELTMKHSDLQAITSGVHTCHLVPLPSSSELNLTVCSMNSNIWQICIQLEGIGCFAHALGIEFRVLLMSALYPVLEKAGDKTLLISQVATSTMIDICHACAYDCPRDLINHNADYLVNEISLNLHQMALFPHTPIVLEIMFQNSDATLLPLVDDVIQDVLLSLDQFHDERAASFLSVLHTVLAALARWFPEAKGDKQLQEQEFRKEKYGLHQDSATLGKGFAFTTSPEEIERFLLDYLRNKDVADGNVSDSDKEVVPCFPEEQPLTPEAEMNDVCPDVEATLPVQIQIAKNVMERCIHLLSDKDLKTRLKVLDVLELCVTVLQSHENQLLPMVHRAWLPLVHRLTNDDPLAVLRAFKVLCTLGNKCGDFLRNRFSKDILPKLAGSLVTQAPVSARAGPVYSHTLAFKLQLAVLQGLGSLCNKLDLGGGDLNKVADACLIYLSAKQPMKLQEAARRKNAVSIVLYQKLGPPC, encoded by the exons ATGGCAGTTTTTGATTCTCCTCAGGAAGCATTTGGCATTTTGCGTCCAATTTGTGTTCAGCTCACAAAGACACAGACAGTGGAGAATGTGGAAAGCCTTCAGTCAAAACTGCATGTTGTAAGTGATTCTGCTCTTCAAGACCTTCAAGAATATATCCTCTTTCCCTTGAGATTTACCCTCAAAACTCCAGGCACAAAAAGAGAAAGCTTGGTCCAGAGTGTGGTAGAATGCATCACATTTGTCCTTTCTACAACATGTATAAAGAAAGAGGACCTCCTTCAAGAACTTTTTTCAGAGCTCTGCCTTTGCCTGTCTTCTCCCAATTCCCAAAAACCTGCGCCTGtttcagaagaattaaaattggCTGTGGTCCAAGGACTCCATACATTAATGCATTCAGCCTATGGGGACATAATCCTCAGTTTGTACCAACCTTGCACTCTTCCCCATTTAGGATTTGCCATATCTTTATTGTTAACTCTAGTGGAACAGGAAAAATCCAAGCAAATTAAAACTTCTGCCTTAAAGTGTTTACAAGTTCTTCTATTACAGTGTGACTGCCAAGACCATCCCAAATTGTTAGATGACATTGAGACAAAAAAACTTGGggatttgtttgcttcttttttgccTGGGATCTCAACTACATTGACCAGGATTATCACTGGAGACTTTAAACAAGGTCATGTTATCATCATCTCTGCTTTAAAGATCTTTTATAAGACAATTGCTTTCATTATGGCTGATGAACAGTTAGCAagaattccaaaagacaaagagaaattttcAGTTGAACACAGGGTAGCAGAACTTATGGTCCATAGAGATGCAAATTGGGTTAAAAATACTGGAGATAAGTTGGCTGCCCTTATTGAAAAGATAGTTGAATTTATTTCAGTTCATCCACACTGGAAAGCAAGGATGGAACTGATAGAACTTGTCCAGGATCTTCTTTTGAAGTGTAGACAATCCTTATTGAAGTCTGTTGGCCACCTTTTGAAAGTTTTGGTAGGTTTGGTAAATGATGAGAATCTTGATGTTCAAAATAGATGCAATAATGTTCTGAAGAATTTTGCAGATCAAAGGATAGTTGTTGAGAGTAGGGTACTCACTGACATCCTGTCAGAAAATCTGCACTCTCTTGCTACAGCCCTTCCCCGCCTGATGAGCTCACAGGATGATCAAGGCAAATATTCTACTCTCATCTTATTACTTGGTTACCTGAAACTCTTGGGTCCCAAAGTTAACTTTATTCTCCACTCTGTGGCCCACCTACATCGCCTATCTAAAGCACTCATCCAAGTGCTAGAACTAGATGTGACTGATGTGAAAATTGTTGAAGAGCGACGCCAGGGCCCTGATGGATTGGCTGAATCCTCGAGTTCATTGTCAGAGCCACCCTTCCACAAGAGCAAAAGCCAGAGGAAATATTTTCGGTTCTTCACAGACGAGCGCATTTTCCTGCTATTGAGGCAGATATGTCAGATGCTTGGCTATTATGGAGATCTCTATCTGCTTGTAGATCACTTCATGGAGCTATACAATGAGTCTGTCATTTACAGAAAGCAAGCTGCCATGATCCTTAATGAGCTAATTGCAGGGGCTTCTGGGATAGAGGTGGAGGTTCTTCATGAAACTCATAGCAGAGCAAGCACAGAAGAACTAAAGGAGATCATAACATCCATCCTTGAGGAATACATAAGCCAGAAAAATTGGTATTTGGTCACCTCTAACGAAGctgaaggaaatagagaagagtTAACAATGAAGCATTCAGACCTTCAGGCCATCACATCTGGTGTTCACACCTGCCATCTTGTACCACTTCCATCATCTTCAGAGCTTAATCTTACTGTCTGTTCTATGAATAGCAACATCTGGCAAATATGTATCCAGTTAGAAGGGATTGGCTGCTTTGCGCATGCACTAGGAATAGAATTTCGTGTGCTTTTAATGTCAGCTCTTTATCCAGTACTTGAAAAAGCTGGAGACAAAACTCTGCTTATTAGTCAGGTGGCTACCAGCACCATGATTGACATTTGTCATGCCTGTGCCTATGACTGTCCCCGGGACCTGATCAATCATAATGCTGACTATTTAGTGAATGAGATTTCCTTAAATCTGCATCAGATGGCACTGTTCCCTCATACCCCAATAGTCTTGGAAATTATGTTCCAGAACTCAGATGCTACATTGCTTCCTTTGGTAGATGATGTGATTCAAGATGTACTACTCAGCCTGGATCAGTTTCATGATGAGAGAGCTGCTTCATTCCTCAGTGTTCTGCACACGGTATTGGCAGCCTTAG CCCGGTGGTTCCCAGAAGCCAAAGGTGACAAACAGCTCCAGGAGCAGGAATTCAGGAAGGAAAAATATGGTTTACACCAAGACTCAGCAACTCTTGGGAAGGGATTTGCATTTACTACCTCTCCTGAAGAAATAGAACGGTTTTTGTTGGATTACCTCAGAAATAAGGATGTTGCAGATGGAAATGTCTCTGATTCTGACAAagaag TTGTGCCCTGTTTTCCAGAGGAGCAACCACTCACTCCTGAGGCAGAGATGAATGATGTCTGTCCAGATGTGGAAGCCACACTGCCCGTGCAGATCCAGATAGCCAAGAATGTGATGGAGAGGTGCATTCACTTGCTGTCTGATAAAGATCTGAAGACACGCCTGAAG GTTCTGGATGTGTTGGAACTGTGCGTGACTGTTCTTCAGTCCCACGAGAACCAGCTGCTACCCATGGTGCATCGAGCCTGGCTGCCGCTTGTGCATCGACTTACTAATGATGATCCTCTGGCTGTTCTCAGAGCTTTTAAG GTTTTATGCACCTTAGGGAACAAATGTGGTGATTTTCTTCGGAATCGGTTTTCCAAAGACATCTTGCCGAAGCTGGCTGGCTCCTTGGTCACCCAGGCTCCTGTCAGTGCCAGGGCTGGACCTGTCTACTCCCATACACTTGCCTTCAAATTACAACTAGCTGTGTTGCAGGGTCTGGGTTCGCTTTGCAACAAACTAGACCTGG GTGGGGGTGACCTGAATAAAGTGGCAGATGCCTGCTTGATTTACCTGAGTGCTAAACAGCCCATGAAATTACAAGAGGCTGCCAGGAG aaaaaatgcaGTCAGTATTGTGCTATATCAGAAACTAGGACCACCATGTTGA
- the TTI1 gene encoding TELO2-interacting protein 1 homolog isoform X2, protein MAVFDSPQEAFGILRPICVQLTKTQTVENVESLQSKLHVVSDSALQDLQEYILFPLRFTLKTPGTKRESLVQSVVECITFVLSTTCIKKEDLLQELFSELCLCLSSPNSQKPAPVSEELKLAVVQGLHTLMHSAYGDIILSLYQPCTLPHLGFAISLLLTLVEQEKSKQIKTSALKCLQVLLLQCDCQDHPKLLDDIETKKLGDLFASFLPGISTTLTRIITGDFKQGHVIIISALKIFYKTIAFIMADEQLARIPKDKEKFSVEHRVAELMVHRDANWVKNTGDKLAALIEKIVEFISVHPHWKARMELIELVQDLLLKCRQSLLKSVGHLLKVLVGLVNDENLDVQNRCNNVLKNFADQRIVVESRVLTDILSENLHSLATALPRLMSSQDDQGKYSTLILLLGYLKLLGPKVNFILHSVAHLHRLSKALIQVLELDVTDVKIVEERRQGPDGLAESSSSLSEPPFHKSKSQRKYFRFFTDERIFLLLRQICQMLGYYGDLYLLVDHFMELYNESVIYRKQAAMILNELIAGASGIEVEVLHETHSRASTEELKEIITSILEEYISQKNWYLVTSNEAEGNREELTMKHSDLQAITSGVHTCHLVPLPSSSELNLTVCSMNSNIWQICIQLEGIGCFAHALGIEFRVLLMSALYPVLEKAGDKTLLISQVATSTMIDICHACAYDCPRDLINHNADYLVNEISLNLHQMALFPHTPIVLEIMFQNSDATLLPLVDDVIQDVLLSLDQFHDERAASFLSVLHTVLAALARWFPEAKGDKQLQEQEFRKEKYGLHQDSATLGKGFAFTTSPEEIERFLLDYLRNKDVADGNVSDSDKEEEQPLTPEAEMNDVCPDVEATLPVQIQIAKNVMERCIHLLSDKDLKTRLKVLDVLELCVTVLQSHENQLLPMVHRAWLPLVHRLTNDDPLAVLRAFKVLCTLGNKCGDFLRNRFSKDILPKLAGSLVTQAPVSARAGPVYSHTLAFKLQLAVLQGLGSLCNKLDLGGGDLNKVADACLIYLSAKQPMKLQEAARSVFLHLMKVDPDLTWFILNELHCPLLYEPPHPSLHPVSLSGMAKSRTEYTDNVLLLLAELQG, encoded by the exons ATGGCAGTTTTTGATTCTCCTCAGGAAGCATTTGGCATTTTGCGTCCAATTTGTGTTCAGCTCACAAAGACACAGACAGTGGAGAATGTGGAAAGCCTTCAGTCAAAACTGCATGTTGTAAGTGATTCTGCTCTTCAAGACCTTCAAGAATATATCCTCTTTCCCTTGAGATTTACCCTCAAAACTCCAGGCACAAAAAGAGAAAGCTTGGTCCAGAGTGTGGTAGAATGCATCACATTTGTCCTTTCTACAACATGTATAAAGAAAGAGGACCTCCTTCAAGAACTTTTTTCAGAGCTCTGCCTTTGCCTGTCTTCTCCCAATTCCCAAAAACCTGCGCCTGtttcagaagaattaaaattggCTGTGGTCCAAGGACTCCATACATTAATGCATTCAGCCTATGGGGACATAATCCTCAGTTTGTACCAACCTTGCACTCTTCCCCATTTAGGATTTGCCATATCTTTATTGTTAACTCTAGTGGAACAGGAAAAATCCAAGCAAATTAAAACTTCTGCCTTAAAGTGTTTACAAGTTCTTCTATTACAGTGTGACTGCCAAGACCATCCCAAATTGTTAGATGACATTGAGACAAAAAAACTTGGggatttgtttgcttcttttttgccTGGGATCTCAACTACATTGACCAGGATTATCACTGGAGACTTTAAACAAGGTCATGTTATCATCATCTCTGCTTTAAAGATCTTTTATAAGACAATTGCTTTCATTATGGCTGATGAACAGTTAGCAagaattccaaaagacaaagagaaattttcAGTTGAACACAGGGTAGCAGAACTTATGGTCCATAGAGATGCAAATTGGGTTAAAAATACTGGAGATAAGTTGGCTGCCCTTATTGAAAAGATAGTTGAATTTATTTCAGTTCATCCACACTGGAAAGCAAGGATGGAACTGATAGAACTTGTCCAGGATCTTCTTTTGAAGTGTAGACAATCCTTATTGAAGTCTGTTGGCCACCTTTTGAAAGTTTTGGTAGGTTTGGTAAATGATGAGAATCTTGATGTTCAAAATAGATGCAATAATGTTCTGAAGAATTTTGCAGATCAAAGGATAGTTGTTGAGAGTAGGGTACTCACTGACATCCTGTCAGAAAATCTGCACTCTCTTGCTACAGCCCTTCCCCGCCTGATGAGCTCACAGGATGATCAAGGCAAATATTCTACTCTCATCTTATTACTTGGTTACCTGAAACTCTTGGGTCCCAAAGTTAACTTTATTCTCCACTCTGTGGCCCACCTACATCGCCTATCTAAAGCACTCATCCAAGTGCTAGAACTAGATGTGACTGATGTGAAAATTGTTGAAGAGCGACGCCAGGGCCCTGATGGATTGGCTGAATCCTCGAGTTCATTGTCAGAGCCACCCTTCCACAAGAGCAAAAGCCAGAGGAAATATTTTCGGTTCTTCACAGACGAGCGCATTTTCCTGCTATTGAGGCAGATATGTCAGATGCTTGGCTATTATGGAGATCTCTATCTGCTTGTAGATCACTTCATGGAGCTATACAATGAGTCTGTCATTTACAGAAAGCAAGCTGCCATGATCCTTAATGAGCTAATTGCAGGGGCTTCTGGGATAGAGGTGGAGGTTCTTCATGAAACTCATAGCAGAGCAAGCACAGAAGAACTAAAGGAGATCATAACATCCATCCTTGAGGAATACATAAGCCAGAAAAATTGGTATTTGGTCACCTCTAACGAAGctgaaggaaatagagaagagtTAACAATGAAGCATTCAGACCTTCAGGCCATCACATCTGGTGTTCACACCTGCCATCTTGTACCACTTCCATCATCTTCAGAGCTTAATCTTACTGTCTGTTCTATGAATAGCAACATCTGGCAAATATGTATCCAGTTAGAAGGGATTGGCTGCTTTGCGCATGCACTAGGAATAGAATTTCGTGTGCTTTTAATGTCAGCTCTTTATCCAGTACTTGAAAAAGCTGGAGACAAAACTCTGCTTATTAGTCAGGTGGCTACCAGCACCATGATTGACATTTGTCATGCCTGTGCCTATGACTGTCCCCGGGACCTGATCAATCATAATGCTGACTATTTAGTGAATGAGATTTCCTTAAATCTGCATCAGATGGCACTGTTCCCTCATACCCCAATAGTCTTGGAAATTATGTTCCAGAACTCAGATGCTACATTGCTTCCTTTGGTAGATGATGTGATTCAAGATGTACTACTCAGCCTGGATCAGTTTCATGATGAGAGAGCTGCTTCATTCCTCAGTGTTCTGCACACGGTATTGGCAGCCTTAG CCCGGTGGTTCCCAGAAGCCAAAGGTGACAAACAGCTCCAGGAGCAGGAATTCAGGAAGGAAAAATATGGTTTACACCAAGACTCAGCAACTCTTGGGAAGGGATTTGCATTTACTACCTCTCCTGAAGAAATAGAACGGTTTTTGTTGGATTACCTCAGAAATAAGGATGTTGCAGATGGAAATGTCTCTGATTCTGACAAagaag AGGAGCAACCACTCACTCCTGAGGCAGAGATGAATGATGTCTGTCCAGATGTGGAAGCCACACTGCCCGTGCAGATCCAGATAGCCAAGAATGTGATGGAGAGGTGCATTCACTTGCTGTCTGATAAAGATCTGAAGACACGCCTGAAG GTTCTGGATGTGTTGGAACTGTGCGTGACTGTTCTTCAGTCCCACGAGAACCAGCTGCTACCCATGGTGCATCGAGCCTGGCTGCCGCTTGTGCATCGACTTACTAATGATGATCCTCTGGCTGTTCTCAGAGCTTTTAAG GTTTTATGCACCTTAGGGAACAAATGTGGTGATTTTCTTCGGAATCGGTTTTCCAAAGACATCTTGCCGAAGCTGGCTGGCTCCTTGGTCACCCAGGCTCCTGTCAGTGCCAGGGCTGGACCTGTCTACTCCCATACACTTGCCTTCAAATTACAACTAGCTGTGTTGCAGGGTCTGGGTTCGCTTTGCAACAAACTAGACCTGG GTGGGGGTGACCTGAATAAAGTGGCAGATGCCTGCTTGATTTACCTGAGTGCTAAACAGCCCATGAAATTACAAGAGGCTGCCAGGAG
- the TTI1 gene encoding TELO2-interacting protein 1 homolog isoform X1 has translation MAVFDSPQEAFGILRPICVQLTKTQTVENVESLQSKLHVVSDSALQDLQEYILFPLRFTLKTPGTKRESLVQSVVECITFVLSTTCIKKEDLLQELFSELCLCLSSPNSQKPAPVSEELKLAVVQGLHTLMHSAYGDIILSLYQPCTLPHLGFAISLLLTLVEQEKSKQIKTSALKCLQVLLLQCDCQDHPKLLDDIETKKLGDLFASFLPGISTTLTRIITGDFKQGHVIIISALKIFYKTIAFIMADEQLARIPKDKEKFSVEHRVAELMVHRDANWVKNTGDKLAALIEKIVEFISVHPHWKARMELIELVQDLLLKCRQSLLKSVGHLLKVLVGLVNDENLDVQNRCNNVLKNFADQRIVVESRVLTDILSENLHSLATALPRLMSSQDDQGKYSTLILLLGYLKLLGPKVNFILHSVAHLHRLSKALIQVLELDVTDVKIVEERRQGPDGLAESSSSLSEPPFHKSKSQRKYFRFFTDERIFLLLRQICQMLGYYGDLYLLVDHFMELYNESVIYRKQAAMILNELIAGASGIEVEVLHETHSRASTEELKEIITSILEEYISQKNWYLVTSNEAEGNREELTMKHSDLQAITSGVHTCHLVPLPSSSELNLTVCSMNSNIWQICIQLEGIGCFAHALGIEFRVLLMSALYPVLEKAGDKTLLISQVATSTMIDICHACAYDCPRDLINHNADYLVNEISLNLHQMALFPHTPIVLEIMFQNSDATLLPLVDDVIQDVLLSLDQFHDERAASFLSVLHTVLAALARWFPEAKGDKQLQEQEFRKEKYGLHQDSATLGKGFAFTTSPEEIERFLLDYLRNKDVADGNVSDSDKEVVPCFPEEQPLTPEAEMNDVCPDVEATLPVQIQIAKNVMERCIHLLSDKDLKTRLKVLDVLELCVTVLQSHENQLLPMVHRAWLPLVHRLTNDDPLAVLRAFKVLCTLGNKCGDFLRNRFSKDILPKLAGSLVTQAPVSARAGPVYSHTLAFKLQLAVLQGLGSLCNKLDLGGGDLNKVADACLIYLSAKQPMKLQEAARSVFLHLMKVDPDLTWFILNELHCPLLYEPPHPSLHPVSLSGMAKSRTEYTDNVLLLLAELQG, from the exons ATGGCAGTTTTTGATTCTCCTCAGGAAGCATTTGGCATTTTGCGTCCAATTTGTGTTCAGCTCACAAAGACACAGACAGTGGAGAATGTGGAAAGCCTTCAGTCAAAACTGCATGTTGTAAGTGATTCTGCTCTTCAAGACCTTCAAGAATATATCCTCTTTCCCTTGAGATTTACCCTCAAAACTCCAGGCACAAAAAGAGAAAGCTTGGTCCAGAGTGTGGTAGAATGCATCACATTTGTCCTTTCTACAACATGTATAAAGAAAGAGGACCTCCTTCAAGAACTTTTTTCAGAGCTCTGCCTTTGCCTGTCTTCTCCCAATTCCCAAAAACCTGCGCCTGtttcagaagaattaaaattggCTGTGGTCCAAGGACTCCATACATTAATGCATTCAGCCTATGGGGACATAATCCTCAGTTTGTACCAACCTTGCACTCTTCCCCATTTAGGATTTGCCATATCTTTATTGTTAACTCTAGTGGAACAGGAAAAATCCAAGCAAATTAAAACTTCTGCCTTAAAGTGTTTACAAGTTCTTCTATTACAGTGTGACTGCCAAGACCATCCCAAATTGTTAGATGACATTGAGACAAAAAAACTTGGggatttgtttgcttcttttttgccTGGGATCTCAACTACATTGACCAGGATTATCACTGGAGACTTTAAACAAGGTCATGTTATCATCATCTCTGCTTTAAAGATCTTTTATAAGACAATTGCTTTCATTATGGCTGATGAACAGTTAGCAagaattccaaaagacaaagagaaattttcAGTTGAACACAGGGTAGCAGAACTTATGGTCCATAGAGATGCAAATTGGGTTAAAAATACTGGAGATAAGTTGGCTGCCCTTATTGAAAAGATAGTTGAATTTATTTCAGTTCATCCACACTGGAAAGCAAGGATGGAACTGATAGAACTTGTCCAGGATCTTCTTTTGAAGTGTAGACAATCCTTATTGAAGTCTGTTGGCCACCTTTTGAAAGTTTTGGTAGGTTTGGTAAATGATGAGAATCTTGATGTTCAAAATAGATGCAATAATGTTCTGAAGAATTTTGCAGATCAAAGGATAGTTGTTGAGAGTAGGGTACTCACTGACATCCTGTCAGAAAATCTGCACTCTCTTGCTACAGCCCTTCCCCGCCTGATGAGCTCACAGGATGATCAAGGCAAATATTCTACTCTCATCTTATTACTTGGTTACCTGAAACTCTTGGGTCCCAAAGTTAACTTTATTCTCCACTCTGTGGCCCACCTACATCGCCTATCTAAAGCACTCATCCAAGTGCTAGAACTAGATGTGACTGATGTGAAAATTGTTGAAGAGCGACGCCAGGGCCCTGATGGATTGGCTGAATCCTCGAGTTCATTGTCAGAGCCACCCTTCCACAAGAGCAAAAGCCAGAGGAAATATTTTCGGTTCTTCACAGACGAGCGCATTTTCCTGCTATTGAGGCAGATATGTCAGATGCTTGGCTATTATGGAGATCTCTATCTGCTTGTAGATCACTTCATGGAGCTATACAATGAGTCTGTCATTTACAGAAAGCAAGCTGCCATGATCCTTAATGAGCTAATTGCAGGGGCTTCTGGGATAGAGGTGGAGGTTCTTCATGAAACTCATAGCAGAGCAAGCACAGAAGAACTAAAGGAGATCATAACATCCATCCTTGAGGAATACATAAGCCAGAAAAATTGGTATTTGGTCACCTCTAACGAAGctgaaggaaatagagaagagtTAACAATGAAGCATTCAGACCTTCAGGCCATCACATCTGGTGTTCACACCTGCCATCTTGTACCACTTCCATCATCTTCAGAGCTTAATCTTACTGTCTGTTCTATGAATAGCAACATCTGGCAAATATGTATCCAGTTAGAAGGGATTGGCTGCTTTGCGCATGCACTAGGAATAGAATTTCGTGTGCTTTTAATGTCAGCTCTTTATCCAGTACTTGAAAAAGCTGGAGACAAAACTCTGCTTATTAGTCAGGTGGCTACCAGCACCATGATTGACATTTGTCATGCCTGTGCCTATGACTGTCCCCGGGACCTGATCAATCATAATGCTGACTATTTAGTGAATGAGATTTCCTTAAATCTGCATCAGATGGCACTGTTCCCTCATACCCCAATAGTCTTGGAAATTATGTTCCAGAACTCAGATGCTACATTGCTTCCTTTGGTAGATGATGTGATTCAAGATGTACTACTCAGCCTGGATCAGTTTCATGATGAGAGAGCTGCTTCATTCCTCAGTGTTCTGCACACGGTATTGGCAGCCTTAG CCCGGTGGTTCCCAGAAGCCAAAGGTGACAAACAGCTCCAGGAGCAGGAATTCAGGAAGGAAAAATATGGTTTACACCAAGACTCAGCAACTCTTGGGAAGGGATTTGCATTTACTACCTCTCCTGAAGAAATAGAACGGTTTTTGTTGGATTACCTCAGAAATAAGGATGTTGCAGATGGAAATGTCTCTGATTCTGACAAagaag TTGTGCCCTGTTTTCCAGAGGAGCAACCACTCACTCCTGAGGCAGAGATGAATGATGTCTGTCCAGATGTGGAAGCCACACTGCCCGTGCAGATCCAGATAGCCAAGAATGTGATGGAGAGGTGCATTCACTTGCTGTCTGATAAAGATCTGAAGACACGCCTGAAG GTTCTGGATGTGTTGGAACTGTGCGTGACTGTTCTTCAGTCCCACGAGAACCAGCTGCTACCCATGGTGCATCGAGCCTGGCTGCCGCTTGTGCATCGACTTACTAATGATGATCCTCTGGCTGTTCTCAGAGCTTTTAAG GTTTTATGCACCTTAGGGAACAAATGTGGTGATTTTCTTCGGAATCGGTTTTCCAAAGACATCTTGCCGAAGCTGGCTGGCTCCTTGGTCACCCAGGCTCCTGTCAGTGCCAGGGCTGGACCTGTCTACTCCCATACACTTGCCTTCAAATTACAACTAGCTGTGTTGCAGGGTCTGGGTTCGCTTTGCAACAAACTAGACCTGG GTGGGGGTGACCTGAATAAAGTGGCAGATGCCTGCTTGATTTACCTGAGTGCTAAACAGCCCATGAAATTACAAGAGGCTGCCAGGAG